The following proteins are encoded in a genomic region of Montipora foliosa isolate CH-2021 chromosome 8, ASM3666993v2, whole genome shotgun sequence:
- the LOC137968005 gene encoding uncharacterized protein, whose product MSFAGSAIAQGQYVGRINCWHKWKPTNDEPLWLLLSGATDPPGNIKISERRTRDAPGDKNGAFLAGVNNDLFNMENAVRPYLHNIVRDLQLTKSHALAKIRDLFHVCKIKKSKPMLYYTGHGEVGTGNWCFHDGTISIQEILDMVPKKMLYPMIFSDACYSGHWADFCFREGIAGFHCLAACPFYSKAVDTKDQGGDLTLFMTGKKPRPSTEPIYSGGSLYDFPVNSKYNRQTYTDLITGFVANTKNILLWQSLHDGCFSGCFGTSDLYSRTPACAWGIRSDYESFVQSVHEMGNKGYGIYSLACDEQFGFGVFLMKDFGSFQYIFQLEWETIRKKANEGFKITACATRGSKFYVVMTKNTKEYNGKAQSCFTKNSCSDVTSRIKMGYNEEQAITGICYSVGLHKFFVVMTKEPSKYQVSRWFDTSSDAEKWIDENVKGDPTGIGFYVAAEGKFLGVVTKDKNLKVTNGIKNSALK is encoded by the exons ATGTCTTTCGCTGGCTCAGCAATTGCACAAGGACAATATGTTGGTCGCATCAACTGTTGGCATAAGTGGAAGCCAACGAATGATGAGCCTCTGTGGCTGCTTTTGTCAGGAGCAACAGATCCACCAGGGAACATAAAAATTTCTGAGAGGAGAACTCGGGATGCTCCTGGGGACAAAAACGGTGCTTTTCTAGCTGGAGTTAATAATGATCTATTCAATATGGAGAACGCCGTGAGACCTTATTTGCACAATATAGTGAGAGATCTTCAACTTACCAAGTCTCATGCACTAGCGAAAATTCGTGATTTATTTCATGTGTGCAAAATAAAGAAATCGAAACCTATGCTGTATTACACTGGACACGGAGAAGTGGGGACTGGCAACTGGTGTTTCCATGATGGGACAATCAGCATCCAAGAAATCCTTGACATGGTGCCAAAGAAAATGCTATATCCGATGATTTTTAGTGATGCCTGTTATAGCGGTCACTGGGCAGATTTTTGTTTTAGAGAGGGCATCGCTGGTTTCCACTGTCTCGCAGCATGCCCATTTTATTCCAAAGCTGTTGATACAAAAG ACCAAGGTGGGGACTTAACATTGTTTATGACTGGAAAGAAACCACGTCCTAGTACTGAACCTATTTACAGTGGAGGAAGCCTCTACGATTTTCCAGTTAACAGCAAGTACAATCGTCAAACTTACACCGATTTAATCACTGGTTTTGTAGCAAATACTAAAAACATTTTGCTGTGGCAAAGTTTGCACGATGGATGCTTCAGTGGATGTTTCGGAACTTCTGACCTTTACAGCCGAACTCCTGCCTGCGCTTGGGGGATTCGATCAGACTATGAAAGCTTTGTCCAATCTGTCCACGAGATGGGGAACAAGGGATACGGTATATATTCCCTTGCATGTGACGAGCAATTTGGATTTGGCGTGTTTCTCATGAAAGATTTCGGCTCTTTCCAGTACATATTTCAGTTAGAATGGGAAACTATCCGAAAGAAGGCGAACGAGGGTTTTAAAATCACTGCATGTGCAACCCGAGGCTCGAAATTTTACGTTGTTATGACGAAGAACACAAAGGAATACAATGGCAAAGCACAGTCATGCTTCACAAAGAACTCATGTAGTGACGTTACGTCAAGAATCAAAATGGGTTACAACGAAGAGCAAGCGATAACTGGAATCTGTTATTCTGTTGGTCTTCACAAGTTCTTTGTGGTGATGACCAAGGAACCGTCAAAGTACCAGGTGTCTCGATGGTTCGATACCAGCTCTGACGCTGAAAAATGGATTGACGAAAACGTCAAAGGGGATCCAACTGGGATTGGATTTTATGTTGCAGCTGAAGGCAAATTTCTAGGTGTAGTCACTAAAGACAAAAACTTAAAGGTGACAAATGGGATTAAGAATTCCGCTTTGAAATAA